A stretch of Triticum dicoccoides isolate Atlit2015 ecotype Zavitan unplaced genomic scaffold, WEW_v2.0 scaffold18335, whole genome shotgun sequence DNA encodes these proteins:
- the LOC119344741 gene encoding WAT1-related protein At1g44800-like, with protein sequence MVLVQIFTTGLVLLTKVVVDSGSLAWTLLTYRFFLGAILTIPLAMFFEKFTIPGLYYIGLGDTSLGYAINFYNIIPIATFILAVLFRKESLDMRSLVGNIKVIGTLVCVGGTLVISLYKGKVLHLWPTNIIGYHPKQAGAVFGHHHVRGTVLLITSCLSLAVWYTVQAILNTAAKFVMISWVITQRGPTYPAMFCAVSVFFTTILDSLLLGHDLSVGSVLGMFMILAGLYLFLWGKRKESVPPSEENPTKQMLFQNGDKNDKSVANSSSIDPALLYLSTASCFSSCLKGSR encoded by the exons AtggtgttggtccaaattttcacgaCAGGGTTGGTGTTGCTCACGAAAGTCGTGGTGGACAGTGGGTCACTTGCTTGGACCTTGCTCACATACCGCTTCTTCCTTGGCGCCATCTTGACAATTCCCTTGGCGATGTTCTTTGAGAA ATTCACAATTCCTGGTCTCTACTACATTGGCCTCGGAGACACATCACTAGGATACGCGATAAACTTCTATAACATCATCCCGATTGCCACATTCATCCTCGCGGTCCTTTTCAG GAAGGAGTCACTGGACATGAGGAGCCTGGTGGGGAACATCAAGGTCATTGGAACCCTAGTCTGTGTTGGAGGAACGCTGGTGATCAGCCTGTACAAGGGCAAGGTGCTGCACCTTTGGCCCACCAATATCATCGGCTACCACCCCAAACAAGCCGGAGCTGTGTTTGGTCACCACCATGTGCGTGGAACCGTCTTGCTCATCACGAGCTGCCTCAGCCTCGCCGTTTGGTATACAGTACAG GCAATACTCAACACTGCTGCCAAGTTTGTGATGATTTCGTGGGTCATCACGCAGCGTGGGCCAACCTATCCGGCCATGTTTTGCGCCGTGTCGGTGTTCTTCACTACTATTCTTGACTCGTTGCTTCTCGGCCATGATCTGTCCGTTGGGAG TGTTCTAGGCATGTTCATGATTCTAGCTGGGCTCTATCTTTTCCTTTGGGGAAAGAGAAAAGAATCGGTACCTCCGAGTGAAGAAAATCCAACGAAACAAATGTTGTTTCAGAATGGAGACAAGAATGATAAATCAGTAGCTAAT TCCTCCAGCATTGACCCTGCATTATTGTATCTCTCCACTGCCTCATGCTTTTCCTCCTGTCTAAAAGGATCgagatga